From one Pecten maximus chromosome 8, xPecMax1.1, whole genome shotgun sequence genomic stretch:
- the LOC117333621 gene encoding LOW QUALITY PROTEIN: uncharacterized protein LOC117333621 (The sequence of the model RefSeq protein was modified relative to this genomic sequence to represent the inferred CDS: inserted 1 base in 1 codon), producing MNFEAIITLAIYVTCVSISEVSGHGRLLEPPGRASMWRFGYNSPPNYDDNQLFCGGFNRQWKINGGKCGVCGDPWNGARDHEAGGKYATGTIVRHYSEGQTISVNVQITASHKGYFEFRLCPHNNPSTRVSQACLDQHVLQQTDGSTRXVRGWSSHQLHDPPQTPAGVTCSQCLLQWKYNAGNSYGCDGSHCCIGCGEQEQFYGCADVSVGSTGSSSYSSQTDALVCPSSGQRYISRTNTTIGNSFPASVICSTTGTIHTKPSAH from the exons ATGAATTTTGAGGCTATAATAACGCTTGCCATATATGTGACGTGCGTGTCGATATCTGAGGTCAGCGGCCATGGCCGACTATTGGAACCACCAGGCAGGGCCAGTATGTGGAGGTTTGGCTACAACTCTCCCCCAAACTACGACGACAATCAACTTTTCTGTGGAGGATTTAAC CGTCAGTGGAAAATCAATGGAGGGAAATGTGGAGTTTGTGGTGATCCCTGGAACGGAGCTCGTGATCATGAAGCTGGCGGGAAATACGCTACTGGAACGATTGTCCGCCATTACAGTGAGGGACAGACAATCAGTGTCAATGTTCAGATAACGGCGTCACACAAGGGCTACTTTGAGTTCCGTCTGTGTCCTCACAACAACCCCAGTACCCGTGTGTCCCAGGCGTGTCTGGACCAACACGTCCTACAACAGACTGACGGCAGCACTC GTGTACGAGGCTGGTCATCCCACCAACTACACGATCCACCTCAAACTCCGGCAGGTGTCACGTGCTCACAATGTCTTCTCCAGTGGAAATATAATGCAG GAAACTCGTATGGCTGTGACGGAAGCCATTGCTGTATCGGATGTGGAGAACAAGAACAGTTTTACGGCTGCGCTGACGTCAGTGTAGGATCTACTGGCAGTTCGTCATATTCATCCCAGACAGATGCCCTCGTCTGTCCATCATCCGGTCAACGTTATATCTCAAGGACAAACACAACCATCGGGAATTCATTTCCAGCTTCAGTCATCTGCTCAACTACAGGGACAATACATACAAAACCATCAGCCCATTAG
- the LOC117333037 gene encoding noelin-2-like, which produces MENQVLITVFTLSLLTSPNQASDGSFPSFKMSNEDCTYELNVKNNLINVSCGRNVTVRIHDKNGVISMTGRKSDNLWFQNGARTGGGLFRPNKTSSSFGVNNRASSKLKDSTTILKRMKKKLGFRQRVLNNITTDLKNGDVEVQNDLSRLRDLQAGNALALENVAATLTNQYRFLSMAMLAQNAEMKALITTMNSMIVATQKSVRGSLAVNDQLQEEIVLLNTALQRANISKPDKRKDFCPRHLAAIIPGGEELPVGIAQGTFMKDPIPGGQIWVTYGYSDLNEIAEFDSHQSFTFDTATKKHTLPFFCEGTGHVVFKNCLYCHKVMTNKIVKFNLMEGRWVGELPLPGGAGSHNTYPYESGIFTDVDFAVDELGLWVIYATETSGGHIVISKLDDLNFVITQSWTTDITKVDVGNAFMICGVLYCVDSYKKVPTFIKYIYNTNNGGKRVLAEGVLPFKNSISTNYAQNYMLDYNPLDEKLYAWNHGRIEIYTLTLEAN; this is translated from the exons ATGGAGAACCAGGTTTTAATCACTGTGTTCACATTGAGCTTACTTACATCTCCGAATCAGGCTTCTGACGGAAGCTTTCCAAGCTTTAAAATGAGCAATGAGGATTGTACCTACGAACTAAATGTGAAAAACAACCTGATTAATGTCTCATGTGGCCGGAACGTTACCGTTCGAATACACGACAAAAATGGTGTTATTTCAATGACAGGCCGAAAATCCGACAATCTGTGGTTTCAAAATGGCGCTCGAACTGGCGGAGGGCTATTTCGACCCAACAAAACATCATCAAGCTTTGGAGTAAATAATCGAGCATCTTCTAAACTTAAAGATTCGACAACAATTCTTAAACGAATGAAGAAGAAACTTGGATTCAGACAGAGAGTCTTAAATAATATTACAACAGATTTGAAAAATGGCGACGTCGAAGTACAAAACGACCTTTCTAGATTGCGAGATCTACAGGCTGGTAACGCTCTTGCTCTAGAAAACGTTGCTGCCACTTTGACAAACCAGTACAGATTTCTTAGCATGGCCATGTTGGCTCAGAACGCCGAAATGAAGGCGTTGATTACAACAATGAACTCAATGATCGTGGCGACACAAAAGTCTGTTCGAGGCAGCCTGGCTGTCAATGATCAACTACAGGAGGAAATTGTTCTCTTAAACACGGCCCTTCAGAGGGCCAACATCTCCAAACCGGACAAAAGAAAAG ATTTTTGTCCAAGACACCTTGCGGCCATTATTCCTGGAGGTGAGGAGTTGCCCGTCGGTATCGCTCAGGGAACGTTTATGAAAGATCCTATCCCCGGTGGACAGATATGGGTTACCTACGGATATAGTGACCTCAATGAAATAGCTGAGTTTGACTCTCATCAGTCTTTCACTTTCGACACAGCAACGAAGAAGCACACGCTTCCGTTCTTCTGCGAAGGTACTGGTCACGTGGTTTTCAAAAACTGCCTGTACTGTCACAAGGTAATGACGAATAAAATCGTCAAGTTTAATTTAATGGAGGGACGCTGGGTTGGCGAGCTACCTCTCCCCGGTGGAGCTGGGTCCCATAACACGTACCCATACGAGTCGGGCATATTCACGGATGTCGATTTCGCCGTTGATGAACTGGGATTATGGGTAATCTACGCGACAGAGACATCTGGAGGTCATATTGTTATTAGTAAACTTGATGACCTAAATTTCGTCATCACCCAGTCCTGGACAACGGATATTACCAAGGTGGACGTAGGCAACGCATTCATGATCTGTGGTGTCCTGTATTGTGTGGATTCGTACAAGAAAGTTCCCACGTtcatcaagtatatatataacacaaacaatggtgGCAAGCGTGTTTTGGCGGAGGGCGTACTTCCATTTAAAAATTCCATCAGTACTAACTATGCCCAGAACTACATGCTGGACTACAACCCATTGGACGAGAAGCTGTATGCGTGGAACCACGGCCGCATCGAGATATACACGCTGACTCTGGAGGCCAACTAA